The Nocardia sp. BMG51109 nucleotide sequence CAGGCACCGGCCTGCTCCGCGGTGACGGTGGGGTCGCCGTCGCCGAGCATCGCGGAGATGTGGCAGCGCAGCGGATCACCCGGCCGGAACGTGTAGGTCTCGACCGCCCGATAGTCGTTGCGGACGGCCGGTAATACGAGTTCGGCGATGCTCGGCTCGCTGCGCAGGACGGACACGGCGGCAGGATCGTCGGCCAGGCGTTCCAGTTCCGCGATCAGCTCCGCGTCGGGCGCCTCGTGCAGACGGCCCGGATAGGGCGCGGTGGGGGCGATCCGGCCGGAGACGAACAGCCGAGTCAGGGTGTGCCCCTGCGCTTCCAGTCGCCGGGCCGTCTCGAAGGCGACCGTGGCGCCCATGCTGTGGCCGAACAGCGCCAGCCCCTCGGACCCGCCGGCCGGCAGGACTCGCGCCACCTGTTCGGCCATCTCCTCGATATCGGCGATCATCGGCTCGCCCAGCCGGTCCTGCCGGCCCGGGTACTGCACCGCGAGGACCGTGTAGCCGTCGCCGATCTGTTGCGCGAGAGCCCGATACGCGCTCGCCGACCCGCCGCCCGCCGGGAAGCACACCAGCACCGTCCGCGGCCGCGCCGCCGTCCGGAACTCCCGCAGCCAATCGGCGCCGACGCCGTTTCCCGTCATGATCGTGCCTCCTCGATACGCAACCTTCCCGGGGCGGCCCGCACAAGCCGAACCCGACACGCCACCACCGAGCATTCCACGTCCACCGGCCCGGTACACGGCCGCGCGCGACACCGGCCGGAGCCGGCCGCGGAACTACTTGGCGCGCAGCGTTTTCACCGCCAGTTCCATATCGTCACCGTCGAGCAGTTCACCCGCGGGGGCCATCAGCGAGAGCACGGCATACCCCTGGACGAGCACGAAATAGAGTTTCGCCACGGCGCGGGCCTCCTTCGCCGACAGGTCCGGGTGCACCTCGCACAGCATGGCCGCCAGGTCGGCATAGGCGCGTTGGGTCGCCTCGGACAGGTACGCCTGCAGTTCCGGCGAACGCGCGATGCGCACGCCGTTCTCCAGGCTCAGCAGCACCTGCTCGTGGTCCTTCTGCACCACGTCCAGCATCCCGTTCCAGGTCGGCGCGATCGACTCCCACAGCGAGGCCCCCTCCCCCGCGTCCCGGATCGCCGCCTCCATGCCGTCGCCGATCTCGGTTCCGATCGATTCGGTGATCGCCTCGGACACCAGGCGGTCCTTCGAACCGAAGTGGTAGCCGATGGCCGCCAGGCTGACACCGGCCGCCGTGGCGATATCGCGCGCCGTCACCTTGGCGAGCCCCCGCTCGAGGATCGCCTTGCGGGCACCGGCCAAGAGGTCTTCACGGTTTCCCATGCGTTCACCCTATCAGCCGTCTTAGACATTTGTTCTAGACATACGTTCCACCCGCGTGTTAGACATTTGTCTAAGACATTCGAACAAGGAACGGGACGATGCCGTGAACGCCTCCGCACACACTCCGCACATCCTCGTCTCCGGCGGCGGTATCGCCGGAAATGCCGTTGCGCTGCAACTGCTTCGATCCGGCCACCGGGTCACCGTCGTCGAGCGGGCCACCGCTCCCCGGCCGGGCGGCCAAGCCGTCGATCTGCGCGGCCCCAGCCGCGAGGTCGCCGAGCGCATGGGGCTGATGCCCGGAATCCGCAAGTACCAGCTCCGCGAACTGGGCATGTGCTACGTGGACGCGCGCGGCCACGAGTACGCGGCCATGCCGATGGAGATGTTCGACGGCAAGGGCCCGGTCGCCGAGATCGAGATCACCCGCGGCGACCTGAACCAGGTTCTGTTGGACGAGGTCGTCTCCGCCGGCGGCGAGCTGGACTACCGCTACGGCCAGTGGATCGAGGCACTGCGCCAGGACGAGGCCGGGGTGGACGTGACCTTCGCCGACGGCCGCATCGAGCGATTCGATCTCGTCGTCGGCGCGGACGGCGTGCACTCCGCGACGCGGCGGCTGGCGTTCGGGCCCGAGGAGCGGTTCGCGACGTACCTCGGCGGCTACGGGGCGTTCTTCACCATCCCGACGCCGGCGGGCGTGCGGCCCGGCTGGTTCGCCATGCGCAGGGTTCCCGGCGCCACCGTCGGCATCCGCCCCGATGGAGA carries:
- a CDS encoding thioesterase II family protein, which gives rise to MTGNGVGADWLREFRTAARPRTVLVCFPAGGGSASAYRALAQQIGDGYTVLAVQYPGRQDRLGEPMIADIEEMAEQVARVLPAGGSEGLALFGHSMGATVAFETARRLEAQGHTLTRLFVSGRIAPTAPYPGRLHEAPDAELIAELERLADDPAAVSVLRSEPSIAELVLPAVRNDYRAVETYTFRPGDPLRCHISAMLGDGDPTVTAEQAGAWREHTTGDFELEIFPGRHFYLDEKVPQVASFVAARLS
- a CDS encoding TetR/AcrR family transcriptional regulator, whose translation is MGNREDLLAGARKAILERGLAKVTARDIATAAGVSLAAIGYHFGSKDRLVSEAITESIGTEIGDGMEAAIRDAGEGASLWESIAPTWNGMLDVVQKDHEQVLLSLENGVRIARSPELQAYLSEATQRAYADLAAMLCEVHPDLSAKEARAVAKLYFVLVQGYAVLSLMAPAGELLDGDDMELAVKTLRAK
- a CDS encoding FAD-dependent monooxygenase produces the protein MNASAHTPHILVSGGGIAGNAVALQLLRSGHRVTVVERATAPRPGGQAVDLRGPSREVAERMGLMPGIRKYQLRELGMCYVDARGHEYAAMPMEMFDGKGPVAEIEITRGDLNQVLLDEVVSAGGELDYRYGQWIEALRQDEAGVDVTFADGRIERFDLVVGADGVHSATRRLAFGPEERFATYLGGYGAFFTIPTPAGVRPGWFAMRRVPGATVGIRPDGDPETAKAIITLRAAPNPALRRDISAQQRLIRDMLADAGWHAPAVLAAMATTPDFYFDELARIDMPTLAAGRVTLAGDAGYCGSPMTGMGTAMALVGAYILTGEVAATPADLPAALARYEEKVTPFLAEAKQMPGGGIRMMLPNTRVGASLARASVRIMMSRLLRPVMVKAFFSTTDGYELPSY